The following DNA comes from Sorex araneus isolate mSorAra2 chromosome 5, mSorAra2.pri, whole genome shotgun sequence.
ATTATAGTACAGGAAATAAAGGGAATGGAGAAACAATTTAAACATACCACAAGAAAACAAGTGGACAATATTCTGCATGTAGAACAATCTACAAAACAAATTACCTAGATTAAGAGAGACTAAGGAGACAATAACTAATAAACATGTGAACCTAATTCAATTCCTTTTAAACAGTGTATAAAGACATTTTTGGACAACTGAGGAAATTGTAATACAGATTAGATACTACATAATCTTCAAAAATTATTAATTCCcaataaacatgaaaaatgtttaacctaattattaaaacaaaatgttaaaatttacCTACCAAATTTGTGACAAAAGTTAATACAATTTTGGGGGGGCAGGACAATCTGGTAACAtgtaacaaacattttaaaaatgtttacatactttacccagcaattccacttctaagCATTCATCCTATAGAAATAAGAGTCGTGCATAAACATTTATTGACCagaatgttcactgcagcattaccATTAAAATGGACACAACCAATTATGCAAGATAGAATAAATTATGCAATACTTATaattattacaattttatttttagtttggggaccacacccaattttgcccagggtttactcctggcctccTGACTttccagggatcactgctggaaggGCTTAGGGAAcatactgggtgctgggaattgaaccaaggcaagcaccctgcccactgtactatttctctggcccttcattACAATCTGATATATTTAGCATggaatggttcttttttttttgctttttgtggaaTGGTTCTTAAAATAAAGATACTTATTTTTATGATCCTAGAGGGCAGAACTAGAAACTATCACTGGATATTATTTGAAACAGAATTTGGTTCAATGTAACCAATAATGTTCTAGTCATTAGAATTTTTCTAAGCATGTTTCACAAAGCAATAAGTATTAAGTTTGGCAGTATTAAAACTCTGCTCAAAGGCTGAATGGACCCTCAACAAATTTATACACTGTAAGAGAAAACCATAATAATTTTTCTACTCTAAGAATTTTACTacgttaaaatttttattagttgaGATGTTAAGAAGAAagcagtaggggctggagcgatagcacatcgggtagggcgtttgccttgcacgcagccgacccgggttctaatcccagcatcccatatggtcccctgagcaccgccaggggtaattcctgagtgcatgagccaggaatgacccctgtgcattgccgggtgtgacccaaaaagaaaaaaaaaagcagtatttttgtttgttttgggctacacccagtgatgctcaggggtcactctggctctgcactcagaaattactcctacagtgctcaggggactatataggatgctggggatcaaacccggtttggccgcatgcaaggcaagtgccttacctgctatactgtcactcctggaagtgataTACTGTCCTGGAAGTGATTAGTATTCTCTGTAAACATTAAAGACCCATGTGGCAATAAACAGAAAGGAGAGTATGTCAATAGTAAAATGTAGTTGAATGGGGCCTGGCAGAATATTATAGAGCATAAACAACCTCCTATTAAAGTTTTAGACATAACAAAAATAGGAAATAGTATAAAGGAACTCCACATGCCCATTATTCAGTTTTATTCATCAATATTTTTGTGGGGCACAAGATGAAGTCTAGTgggaaagcatgtgctctgcatataaagtcctggattcaatccccgtcACCAAAAATGTGCATATTAACGTTGATTTCTCTCATTTTCCAGGAACTTTACTCCCCTGAGATTTAAAACAAACTTTGAAATCAtactatttctttataaaaatttaagtatgAAAAGATTCACtttttgggggctagagtgatagcacagcgggtagggcttttgccttgcacgcagccgacctgggttcgattcccagcattccatatggtcccctaagcattgccaggggtaattcctgaacgcagagccaggagtgacccctgagcatcgctgggtatgacctcccccccaaaaaaagcaaaaaaaaaaatagatacacTTTTTGCTAATATATTCAATAATGTCAGTTGCTATGATGAGGTATTGTTCTTTGTAACGTACTTACGTGTAATTTTCACATTATCACcactttacaaatgaggaaacttttttttttttgctttttggggtcacatccagcaatgctcaggagttactcctggctctgcactcaggaattattcctggtggtgcttgggggaccatatgggatgccggggattgaacctggcaaggtaaacgccctacccgctgtagtatagctctggccccaaatgaggAAACTTAAGGGTTTGCTTTATTCTTattatggggtggggtggggtttgggctacacccaggtgctcagtggtcacttcgAATGATGCCCAGGGACAATGCAAACTGAGGTTTTCTGCATACTACGCATGTGAACTAGCTTTAAGCTGTCTTTCCAGACCTTAAAACTTGAGCATAAAGCCAAAAAGCAATGGTCTAATATAAAAACCCCAGAGGCTGAGACCGAAGACACACTAcagaaggcacttgtcttgtaggTGAGGATCTGATTCCCAGTGCCCAATattgttccccagagcactgactgccatgagtgatccatgagcagagagccaagagtaagtccagtggtgctcagggatcattcaggtagtgctcaagggaccataagcagtATAAGGAAATCAAATGGCAGTTAGACGTATGCAAGACAGATGATCTTAGCCCTAGATGATATCTTTGActtttgcaaatatatatataaaatatttgttgttgttgttgttggggggggcgggggcggctttttggctcacacccggtgatgctcaggggttactactggttctgcactcaggggttactcctggttctgcactcaggatttactcctggctgtgcacaggggccCATATGAAATGGCAGGGATTGAAAgcgggtcagctgcacacaaggcaaatgccctacccgctatactatcgctccagcccctttgcaatatttttttttattggagggccacacccagtggtgatcagggcttattcctggctctgtgctcaaggatcactcctggtggtgctcagggaaccatatgtagtactgagAATGGAACATGGGtaagctgtgtacaaggcaaacttgCTTCCCACTGTACCAACTCTCCAGCTCcccttgaaataatttttaataaacccTGGAGAACTCAGTTTAAAAAATCTAGAAGATAATCAAAGCCTTATAAGAGTTTTTATTCAGAGGCCAAGTTGCAGAAAGGTatttgaaatgtttgctttttacAGTTAAATGTTGAAGGCATAAGTAGAAATAAttccaaataagaaaataaatgattactAAGTAATATCAGATCaaccaatttattattatttttttctttttgggtcacacccaacgattcacaggggttattcctggctctgcactcaggaattacccctggcatttctcaggggaccatgtgggatgctgggattcgaacccaattggctgcatgcatggtaaacgcccaacccactgtgctattgctccagcccccaatctatTATCTTTCCAGACAAAAATTTCCTAGCAGAGTCGAAGAGAGTAAGCACAGGGTTTAAAtcatttgccttgaatacagccaacATTGGTTCGATTCTTGTACCACACATGGtatcccaagcattgccaagtttggtccctgagcacaaagccaggagaaagccatgcactgccaggtgtggcccaatatgCCCCTGTACCCAATAAAACACCTCTTCCTGCTTAGACAAGTACATGTCTAGCTACCCTCACACATGAAGACTCTACGTACTGGAGTAAGCATTCTTGGTTCCACCACTCTCTAATATTAGCTTCCCAAACTATTTGGGGTTTGAAATCCTTTGAACTGAAAGTCTTTGGGTAAGTTTCCTTtctcagaaacttaaaaaaattacaaaacaatctCTCTGAAAAAGTCTTACCCAATCACTGACATGTCATTCTTTGGCTGCTTTGTTACCTTGGTTAGAGTCCACTGGGTCTTCTATATGAGCAATGACACTCCTGAGGTAATTTTGCTTCTGCTGTTCTAGATCTGATTGTGAAAACGTTGGCACATTAGTCCTTAAACAATGCAAACCAAAGGGAGATAAAACAGTCTGTTAGAACCATAAGTACAGTGCTTCATAGAGAGAAAATATACATTgccaatcagaaaaaaaaaaattcagaggcaGTATTTTACTgttctgtcccccccccccccatctctctgagGGGTCGGGTGGAGAAAGTGGGCCACACCaaactgtgctcagagtttacttctggtggtgcatgggggaccatgtgtggtgttgcGAATCACATCCATGTCAGTCAGATGGAAGTCTAGTATATATTGTTAAGCCCCAgaggcaaaattttaaaatcaagtgacaacctgtattgcaaaccctaaaaggaggaaggtgagggggggaggagagggagagaggaagggggggagggagaggcaaagagagggagggagagggagagaggggggaggggagagagaaagagggaggggggagagggggggagagagagagagagagagagagagagagagagagagagagagagagagagagaggggtgcctGTAATAGAGACAGGCTTCGGAGgttgggtgggagagaaactggggacagtggtggtaggaaatgtgcactggtggagggatgggtgttggaatattgtatgactgaaacccaaccatgaacagctttgtaactgtgtatctcactgtgattcaataaaaaataaaaataaaaataaaatgatagaagaCCATGTCAGTTAATTAACATGAACCTGAAATCAAGTATGGagttaaaagaaaaggaagataagATACAGATACTACCTTCTGTTAATAAGGTATAGAAAAGTAAGACTACCTAGTctttaaagaaggaaaacattTGTTGAATGCTTCAAGGTTATAATTCAGGAttagtcaggggccagagaaattgtacagtaggtagagtgtttgcctggcaGGCAGCAGACCCTGATTCAATCGCTAGCACCCCATCTcatctcctgagtcccaccagaagcgattcctgagcagagctagtgtggcctctcaatACAAAATAGCCAGGAAATGAGTAACTTcacacaacaaaaaaatttaagaaatatataaaaaggaTCAGCTGGATCTAGTAATTAGAACACTGGTGACCTTGGCAGAAACAATTTCTGGTCCTTTCTCATATATGACACTGTACTAGTCCACTGGTGAGATATTGAAACAGGAAAATATTACTTTTCAAATAGCCTGACTTATGCTCCTCAGTGTTCAATTTCCACTGTAAACAATTGACAAGGGTTTTCTCAATAAGCTAACAGAGCCAAAAACTGGGCTTAGAAGTGGTATTCAGATTCTAACCTGTTAATAAAAGTgtagttttatgttttgtttttttttttgatttttgggtcacacctggcgatgctcagggattactcctggctcatgcactcaggaatcacccctggcggtattcgggggaccatatgggatgctgggaatcaaacccaggttggccgcgtgcaaggcaaacgccctacccgctgtactattgctctagcccctgtggttttttttttttttaaggggaacTGAGTCTTAAATAACAATTTCAGTTAttgttttaggttttttgggccacaccaggcagtgtgtGTTATCctgctcaagggttacttacttctagctctgcatttaagaatcactcctggcggggctcatcccatatgggatgccagggaacctGGTCAgctaaaagcaaagcaaatgccctacctactgtaatatcgTTCCGGCCCACAGTTTAAGTTTTCAAAGTAGAAGAATATATTtgtaatcaattaaaaaaaaaatcctcactgTAAGGAAGCCCATCAGACTCAATATAAAAACCAACTTTGTTCATTAAAAAGGCTCATGTAGAGACACTGCCACCTGCTGGCAAGAACTAAGATCGAAATGCTATAAATCCTCACTACTTGAATTACCCCCAAAGGACAGTTTTATCCAAGTTAGATGTTTTCTCTACAGttttagttttacttatttttgattttcagtgctcaggagctacctcTGGAACTCTGTTGGATGccatatgggtgctagggattgacctTGGGCCTCTTGAAAACGAAGCACATACTATCCCTCTAagctgtctctctgtcctcatttaacatttttattaaattattctaaCTTTCTATCATAGCTATGATCAGGTTTCCCCATacccagaaaaagaaatcttataCAGATTTTTCTATTATGTCTTTCATGAAATAAACTTGAGGTAGCAGATAAACATTAACCtcattttatttacaaagaaactgaagtcaggggctggagcgatagcacagcgggcagggtgtttgccttgcacacggccaacccgggttcgatccccagcatcccatatggtcccctgagcaccgccaggagtaattcctgagtgcagaaccaggaataacccctgtgcatcgccgggtgtgacacgaaaagcaaaaaaaaagaaactgaagtcaGAGATTATTTGACTTGCCAAGGTCCATAGCTAGATTTTGGTGGTCCCAGGACCTTAAGTACTTACTTTGGATGTAGGTTTTTCCCTCTACCTAAGGGGACAGAggtaaagaaagaaactaaagagAATCAAGAGTATGCAGACTATTTTATCATACTCTTACCTTGTTTTGGTTTGTAGAACAGGAATGACTTTGCCTAGTCTTCTCTCATGGACTTTCAGCTTTCCAGAATCCTTGTCAAGAACATTCTGCTTCTTTTCAGTGCATAAGAAAAGATTATCTTTAGTTATAAGAAAACAACTGAAAGTACTTTTTATGGAAATATTCTTGAACCAAAGCCTATAAAGGCATATCTTCAAACCTGACACTGTATCAAGCACTATCTCCTCCTCGCCCCCAAGAAgtaaagttttatttaggaaatatgagaagTGAGAGAGTTCGATAAAGAGAAACCATGCTCCCCAAGCTGGGATGTGGGCCAGGGCCATAATGGAATGCTACTCTGAGTATTTGCAGTGAGACAGTGACTGCAatcttaaaaagattaaaaaaaaaaaaaaaaaaaaccaccaaccaACTCTAACAGGATTACATTCATTTGGCAGATAAGAAATCAGGCTCAGGGGTCTGAGTCATGGTAGAGCTGGTAAGAtgtttttgccttgtatgtgactgaactgggttcaatctctggcacctcatatggtccccctgggcaccaacaggagtgattctagagtgcagagtcaggagtgaccctggagcattgctgagtgtggtccaaaaacaaaatcaaaaaataaaaaggaaaaaaagaaaagaaatcaggctcagggctggagcaatagtacagtgggtaaggtgcttgtatgTAGTTGACTGAGATTTGATtgctggcattccatatggtctcccaagcactataaagagtgaccctgagtacagagccatgagtgagccctgagcctgcttggtatagccaaaaaaaaacaaacaaacaaaaggtacaTAGTTGTTGTCTCAGAGCTGAGCCTGACTCTAATATAACATGGCAAACAAAGACTGAAAGTTGGGATATAACCTTAAGAAAGGAAAGacagtaaaataattattcacaACTAAATGGGTAACTAAGTATTATAAACCAGTTATAGatacacttttttaaattaagcaaCACTAATGGTAAAGTACTACTCCAATTTATAGGTAAGAAATGCAAGGGAATAAGCTAAATAACTTGCCTGGGGTCAGGATTGGAATTCCAATTTATCGAACACAAAAGCTCTACTATACATATTctaaatgaaaattattcttcctcttcACCTTATGAAAAATACACTTACTTTGTTTGATGAGCCAGCAGCTGGACACCTCATTTCACAACTTGATTTATGTGCTCCATTTCTCCAAGATGCCCCCATGTGAGGAGTCTCTGAATGGTCCACAATCTGAGAGAATACAGGTGTAGGTTTCTTATTGTCAAGTGTATTTTTATCAGAGACAGTTTGCTGAAAGTTACTGTTTGAAGAAGAGAGCAAGGACCCATCCCAGCCAGCATGACTGGGGCTGATTCCCTCAGACGTAGTGCAAAGTTTGCTCTCATTTGGGCTAAGACCATCTTCTCTCATCTCTTCTCCAAAGGAGGAGGGTTTCTCAGTATCTTTGGATGAATCAGTCTTGTCCTTATCAAGCACAGTATCACAAACTGTTGGATCAAATGGTGCAACAACTGTAATTTTTATAAGATTCTTTTCTAGTGCAAAGCGTCTGTTTAATGGTTTAGTAGACGCTGGTCCATGACCAATTGATGTTATTTGCTGAGGTAGTTTGAAGAGGTCAGGAGTCTCATCTACGGGTCCGAAGCCACACACTGAATTTTTCTCTTCGGGAGTATCAAGTAAAATTtgactccctctcccttccttctcaaCGTGCCTGCTGTCATCTCTAAGCAACCCTCCTGCCCTAGCATGCTCATTTGGTGGGTCATCATCCTTCAAGAGTTCCTGAATCTCTTCCTCTGTGAAACTGAAATGGCCATCATCTTCTTCTCCATCACACAGCTCCAGCAATGAGTCATCCAATCCATCTTCATCCAAGGAACCCCAAGTAAATGAGGCACTGTCTTTGGGCAAGAGAGAGGTACCAGAAGACTGTTCAGAGGTCACTAGTGAGCACGTCATATCTGGAGAAATAAGGAAGTTTTGCTAAGGAACGGGAAATCCCTTTATGCCAACTCCAATCTGTTCTATAGACAGTGGTATTCTAAGATTTCAACTTCTTTGTACTGTGACATacgaaataattttataatattaaaccTTACCAAAATCATGGAaattacaaaaacaatttttctattaaaatggtAGAAATTCAGATGACATAATAATCTGGGTTGGTACAAATATGAGATAACATTTTCACAAACTATTAATAAGACTATAGATTAAGGACCAGTGGGTGCTGGCCCTAAAAGAGACtggtctgggtttaatccctatcACCCCATACAGACTCCAAGccccaggagcgatccttgagcatagagctaggaataagccgtGAAGCACTGTCGGGTATGGCCAAAATaccaggggggaaaaaagtgtAAATCGGAACAATATACTGTATAGGAATAATTTGGTAATAGCATTAAACCCAGGAATTTTACTTCTGGAAATTGATCCTACAGAAGTACCTGCATAAATGCATATGGATACATTTTACAAGAATGTTCAAAGCAGCCATTATTGAAAAATAGCCAAATATAAGAGGCAACCTAAATGTTTGTGACCAGAACTACTCAGTAAAATCCCAGCACATTCATGCTATGGggtaattataattattttaaaaatcagtaaaatagATATTACATACTATTGTGGAATAGCAGCCATTGCATATAAACACAATAAATAAGCACTGTGTGAAATGTTTGGACTTTCAGCCCcagtttacattaaaaaatacaaacatctaCTACTCTGAAATTCAAAACTAAGACTTTAATACTAGAcaacaaggattttttttttccatactgtGTGGAGCTGCTGGCGTGATCTCTGCCTTTGCCACGAGACCAAATGGAAAAAGGTTTCAGCTCCTGCTAGCTGTTCCTTTCAGTAGACTTGTCAAAATGATTGACTCCCACCTTCCTGCAGGCACAAAGAAAATTAGAGGATCTTCTCATCACTTTCAACTCTGCTAATTACAAAGTCAACTGTATTATGCTTTAAGGTGCTCCATCTATTAATTttgatcttgattttattttaaataccacaAAGTTGGATTTTGactcaagaacatcaaagaaaaGCCTTTAGAGGAAAATTATGCAACTAAGGAACTAATTTTGTTCCATCCAACAATCTGTACTTTCTTAAGAATATCATTTGCTCTAGTATGATGAACACTGGGGTTTGGGAGTCCAAAGACCAAGAAGGTTTAACTGGTTCTTTCACAGCTGTGATAATTTGAGCAAGCCACTAAATTATATGGACTAGTTTCTTCATTTACAAATTGAGAAAGGAATGCAGAAGAGGGACTAGGTAATGTCCCTCTTCCTAATGTCAAAGACTCCACCAAGAACCTGAAAGTCACATGGCCAAACATACAAAAATGCAAGTTCAGaacatacataaaatttaaagaaaaggtcCGGAAAGTTTCATTGTTAAACTCTGAAGGTGGATCAAAAAGTTAGGAGACTTTCGTGACTATAACTTTACATTTCCATTTGAATATTCCATattacttcactgtatcactgtcatcctgttgttcattgatttacttgagcaggcgccagtaacgtctccattcgtcccagccctgagattttagcagcctctccttactcctttttcccaatgattggaggctcttttcagggtcaggggaatgagacctgaatttggcatatagaatacgccacggggagcttgccaggctcttccgtgatctTCCCTAGttctaccaggagtaagccctgagcaccaacccaaaatccaaaacacacagctggaacgattatacagcaggtagaccatctgccttgcacatggctgactgaggttcaattcctggcatcccgtgattcctgtggtctggaccTGGCACGTGATAAGGCTTTTTATTGCCTATACTGTGTGACCtgcaaatgttataaaatatCCAAATGAGGAATCTTGCAAGTTAGCACAGCAGGCAATgttcttgccttgtacgcagtcaaTGCAAATTAAACTCCAGTACCCCATCGGGTCCTGTAAgtccccaggagtgaaccctaagtgcaaagccaagagaaagccaggagcaggcaggtgtgactcaaaatcaaaATAGGAAAAGTAGAGAAAACATACACATTCTTGAGTCTTTATTACTTATATAATTAAAACCTAGCTTTTGAAACTGCTAAAAATTGATCTAATATGTTATTATTTTCTGGGTAAAAAAGTTATAGAAAACTGTTATTTTACTTATCACAAGTCAACAACTGAgaagttataaaaaaattaacaagtcagggaccagagcaataggacaggggtagggcgtttgccttccacataggCAGATCGATCCCAAGTGGTCCGTGAAcctctccagaagtgatctctgagtgcagagcctggagtaagtcctaagcagttttgttttgttgtacacacccagcagtgttcagcggCTACCTCCAGCTCAGaggtcagggtcactcctggtggtgttctgggggcaCTGCAATGTCAAAGATTGAACTGAGCCTCatccatgcaaagcaaatgctcagtcctttgaactatcttgcAGGCACTGAAATGGCAACTTGGAAATGGAAACTTCCTTAACAGCCTTTATATTGCAAATTTCCCCTCACATCACTTCCCTCCATACCATACCCAAAATTTTACGCTTACTTCAGGCACTTGGTGAGGAgggttgggggcacacccagcagtattggaagttactcctggttctgcatcctGGGGCACTaggaagtgccaggaatcaaagagGGGTCACATAAAAGGCTGGTTTAATTCCTATATTCTATCCAATGCATTTTAGCCACTCTAGAAAACATCTGAACTACTGTTGTAAatggcattgtagcactgtaatccccttgttcatcgatttgcttgagtgggcaccagtaacgcctccattgtgagacctgttactgttttttggcatatcgaatacgacacggggagcttgccaggctctgccgtgcgggcacgatattctcggtagcttgccgggctctctgagagggacagaggaatcgaaccctggtcgaccgcatacaaggcaaacacggTACCTGCTGTTAGATAATATCTCTATGGGATTTCTAAGAAATAAAGATACAATTTCCACCTTCAAGTAAATGTTATCTCAGGGCCTGAgagagcacagggggtaaggcacttgcctctcatGCAGCCAACTTCAATTTGATCCTAAGCACTGCATATGTActcagtggtccctgagtacgGAGCTAgaatgaagccctgagcaccaagtgtggccccagaacactaCATAAATATATACTCTTGGGCCAGGGGTACACAAAACATATACAGAGCTTAGTTTTATCACCGGCACTATGTGACTCCATGAAGCATCTCTTAAGAGGAGCCCTAGAAACTGCAAAGAACCTGTGTATAGCTTTGgtggtccttggcactgcagggcaCTAGCATTGAAGGAATGCTGAGTATTGCTTTGGAGCCTCCAAAAAGTACAATCTTGCTACAGAGACAACGTTAAAAGTTAAGatgtattcatatgaaaaaat
Coding sequences within:
- the S100PBP gene encoding S100P-binding protein isoform X2, producing MTCSLVTSEQSSGTSLLPKDSASFTWGSLDEDGLDDSLLELCDGEEDDGHFSFTEEEIQELLKDDDPPNEHARAGGLLRDDSRHVEKEGRGSQILLDTPEEKNSVCGFGPVDETPDLFKLPQQITSIGHGPASTKPLNRRFALEKNLIKITVVAPFDPTVCDTVLDKDKTDSSKDTEKPSSFGEEMREDGLSPNESKLCTTSEGISPSHAGWDGSLLSSSNSNFQQTVSDKNTLDNKKPTPVFSQIVDHSETPHMGASWRNGAHKSSCEMRCPAAGSSNKKQNVLDKDSGKLKVHERRLGKVIPVLQTKTRTNVPTFSQSDLEQQKQNYLRSVIAHIEDPVDSNQG
- the S100PBP gene encoding S100P-binding protein isoform X1, yielding MTCSLVTSEQSSGTSLLPKDSASFTWGSLDEDGLDDSLLELCDGEEDDGHFSFTEEEIQELLKDDDPPNEHARAGGLLRDDSRHVEKEGRGSQILLDTPEEKNSVCGFGPVDETPDLFKLPQQITSIGHGPASTKPLNRRFALEKNLIKITVVAPFDPTVCDTVLDKDKTDSSKDTEKPSSFGEEMREDGLSPNESKLCTTSEGISPSHAGWDGSLLSSSNSNFQQTVSDKNTLDNKKPTPVFSQIVDHSETPHMGASWRNGAHKSSCEMRCPAAGSSNKKQNVLDKDSGKLKVHERRLGKVIPVLQTKTRTNVPTFSQSDLEQQKQNYLRSVIAHIEDPVDSNQGTLGELCVLMDQVHHMHNQKWQHPSDLTMRNYARFRQNSLQRYSLTQWVDRNERSHHRFQRLPCSPFISSQQQ